In Sardina pilchardus chromosome 8, fSarPil1.1, whole genome shotgun sequence, a genomic segment contains:
- the LOC134088410 gene encoding transcription termination factor 1-like isoform X1, translating to MSAGNVLFEVTMTEAELLPQEKKKKKKNKKHRPELAPEPGSPQETATEVDSVKTYKHKKKKSKGPEEDDFTPAEVPCGIGERKKKRKREAENLNVTRVMTEESADVAVPQEGEIKKKKKKKKRRADETVSTGENTEADVSLTPVQVDSEASQQKPAKKSQSEKIRKNANSQPAENTLSPAENTLSPAENTLSPADDTLSPAEDTLSPAEDRFVALPQEEELKRREKKKKRRADETVSTGESTEADVSPTPVQVDSEASQQKPAKKRKSEKIRKIANSQPAENTLSPAEDGLSPAEDTLSPAENTLSPAEDTLSPAENTLSPAEDRPSPAEDTLSLTDTTPHLDDGLKEAPVLDLDDAVLQELKEFLPNFQLHDHAWVVKVINYDLPRFREFKTQGIPVRTGRFTASENKKLQLNVKNFLLISGIDSAEKLFKPHRFPDEMSTIRSQKRQLGFIRSVCAGIPRSWFTILARARKMFDEENYKGKFTEDENEALKKLHTLHGTNWLTISDKMGRSQEAVKKRFAMMSEAHGSWSEAEMKTLLTSVRQLLLERAEPDADGSLIIKKSDLYKKLAWVCVAEQQQARSWLQCREKWMEYLTRRMTTGGTIKGRKSLNGQIQLIKALNEMAVEDPADIVWDDLTHLFGNTPPDYLQMRYYQLKLTYVPGWNTKPFCDVVDFLYGKVLPQLEAQLETCEEEDMPCEERQTYKLSEIFPDS from the exons ATGTCCGCCG GAAACGTCCTGTTCGAGGTGACCATGACGGAAGCAGAACTGTTGCctcaggaaaagaaaaagaagaaaaagaacaagaaacaCCGACCAGAGTTGGCGCCAGAACCTGGCAGTCCTCAAGAGACAGCCACCGAAGTGGACTCTGtcaagacatacaaacacaagaaGAAGAAATCAAAAGGACCTGAGGAAGATGACTTTACACCAGCTGAGGTTCCATGTGGAATTggtgaaagaaaaaagaaaagaaaacgtgAAGCAGAGAACTTAAACGTGACACGAGTGATGACGGAAGAGTCTGCAGACGTTGCTGTTCCCCAGGAGGGAGAAattaagaagaaaaagaagaaaaagaaaaggagagctGATGAGACGGTCTCCACTGGAGAGAACACAGAGGCAGATGTGTCGCTCACGCCGGTGCAAGTGGACAGTGAGGCGTCCCAACAGAAGCCTGCCAAGAAGAGCCAGTCCGAGAAGATCAGAAAAAACGCAAATTCTCAGCCTGCggaaaacacactctctcctgcagaaaacacactctctcctgcggaaaacacactctctccagcggatgacacactctctcctgcAGAAGACACGCTCTCTCCTGCGGAAGACAGATTCGTTGCTCTTCCCCAGGAGGAAGaactgaagaggagagagaagaaaaagaaaaggagagctGATGAGACGGTCTCCACTGGAGAGAGCACAGAGGCAGATGTGTCACCCACGCCGGTGCAAGTGGACAGTGAGGCGTCCCAACAGAAGCCTGCCAAGAAGAGGAAGTCCGAGAAGATCAGAAAAATCGCAAATTCTCAGCCTGCggaaaacacactctctccagcGGAAGACGGACTCTCTCCTGCGgaagacacactctctcctgcggaaaacacactctctcctgcggaagacacactctctcctgcggaaaacacactctctcctgcgGAAGACAGACCCTCTCCTGCAGAAGACACACTCTCGCTCACAGACACCACGCCTCACCTGGATGATGGGCTAAAGGAAGCACCTGTGCTGGACCTGGACGATGCTGTGCTCCAGGAGCTCAAGGAGTTTTTGCCCAACTTCCAGCTCCACGACCACGCCTGGGTTGTGAAGGTCATCAACTATGACCTACCCCGCTTCAGAGAATTCAAGACGCAAG GTATCCCTGTGCGCACCGGGAGGTTCACTGCCTCCGAGAACAAGAAGCTGCAGCTGAATGTGAAAAACTTCCTGCTGATCAGCGGGATTGACAGCGCGGAGAAGCTTTTCAAACCACACCGCTTCCCGGATGAGATGTCTACCATCAGGAGTCAGAAGAGACAGCTCGGGTTTATTCGTAGTGTCT GTGCTGGGATACCTCGTAGCTGGTTCACCATCCTCGCACGAGCCAGGAAGATGTTTGACGAGGAGAATTACAAGGGAAA GTTTACAGAAGACGAGAACGAGGCTTTGAAAAAGCTGCACACACTGCATGGGACAAACTGGTTGACCATCTCAGACAAGATGGGCCGCAGCCAAGAAGCTGTAAAGAAACGCTTTGCCATGATGT CTGAGGCTCATGGGTCATGGTCGGAGGCGGAGATGAAGACGCTGTTGACCAGCGTAcggcagctgctgctggagagggCGGAGCCTGATGCGGACGGCTCCTTGATCATCAAGAAGAGCgacctgtacaagaagctggcctgggtgtgtgtggcagagcaaCAGCAGGCTCGAAGCTGGCTGCAGTGCAGGGAGAAATg GATGGAATACCTCACAAGAAGAATGACGACTGGAGGAACGATCAAAGGGAGGAAGAGCCTAAATGGGCAAATCCAGCTGATCAAAGC acTCAATGAAATGGCTGTGGAGGACCCTGCAGACATCGTCTGGGACGACCTGACTCATCTCTTCGG GAACACTCCTCCTGACTATCTCCAAATGAGGTACTACCAGCTGAAGCTGACCTATGTCCCGGGCTGGAACACCAAGCCTTTCTGTG ACGTCGTCGATTTCCTGTATGGGAAGGTGCTGCCCCAGCTGGAGGCTCAGCTGGAGAcgtgtgaggaggaggacatgCCCTGTGAAGAACGCCAGACCTACAAGCTGTCCGAGATCTTCCCCGACTCCTGA
- the LOC134088410 gene encoding transcription termination factor 1-like isoform X2, which translates to MTEAELLPQEKKKKKKNKKHRPELAPEPGSPQETATEVDSVKTYKHKKKKSKGPEEDDFTPAEVPCGIGERKKKRKREAENLNVTRVMTEESADVAVPQEGEIKKKKKKKKRRADETVSTGENTEADVSLTPVQVDSEASQQKPAKKSQSEKIRKNANSQPAENTLSPAENTLSPAENTLSPADDTLSPAEDTLSPAEDRFVALPQEEELKRREKKKKRRADETVSTGESTEADVSPTPVQVDSEASQQKPAKKRKSEKIRKIANSQPAENTLSPAEDGLSPAEDTLSPAENTLSPAEDTLSPAENTLSPAEDRPSPAEDTLSLTDTTPHLDDGLKEAPVLDLDDAVLQELKEFLPNFQLHDHAWVVKVINYDLPRFREFKTQGIPVRTGRFTASENKKLQLNVKNFLLISGIDSAEKLFKPHRFPDEMSTIRSQKRQLGFIRSVCAGIPRSWFTILARARKMFDEENYKGKFTEDENEALKKLHTLHGTNWLTISDKMGRSQEAVKKRFAMMSEAHGSWSEAEMKTLLTSVRQLLLERAEPDADGSLIIKKSDLYKKLAWVCVAEQQQARSWLQCREKWMEYLTRRMTTGGTIKGRKSLNGQIQLIKALNEMAVEDPADIVWDDLTHLFGNTPPDYLQMRYYQLKLTYVPGWNTKPFCDVVDFLYGKVLPQLEAQLETCEEEDMPCEERQTYKLSEIFPDS; encoded by the exons ATGACGGAAGCAGAACTGTTGCctcaggaaaagaaaaagaagaaaaagaacaagaaacaCCGACCAGAGTTGGCGCCAGAACCTGGCAGTCCTCAAGAGACAGCCACCGAAGTGGACTCTGtcaagacatacaaacacaagaaGAAGAAATCAAAAGGACCTGAGGAAGATGACTTTACACCAGCTGAGGTTCCATGTGGAATTggtgaaagaaaaaagaaaagaaaacgtgAAGCAGAGAACTTAAACGTGACACGAGTGATGACGGAAGAGTCTGCAGACGTTGCTGTTCCCCAGGAGGGAGAAattaagaagaaaaagaagaaaaagaaaaggagagctGATGAGACGGTCTCCACTGGAGAGAACACAGAGGCAGATGTGTCGCTCACGCCGGTGCAAGTGGACAGTGAGGCGTCCCAACAGAAGCCTGCCAAGAAGAGCCAGTCCGAGAAGATCAGAAAAAACGCAAATTCTCAGCCTGCggaaaacacactctctcctgcagaaaacacactctctcctgcggaaaacacactctctccagcggatgacacactctctcctgcAGAAGACACGCTCTCTCCTGCGGAAGACAGATTCGTTGCTCTTCCCCAGGAGGAAGaactgaagaggagagagaagaaaaagaaaaggagagctGATGAGACGGTCTCCACTGGAGAGAGCACAGAGGCAGATGTGTCACCCACGCCGGTGCAAGTGGACAGTGAGGCGTCCCAACAGAAGCCTGCCAAGAAGAGGAAGTCCGAGAAGATCAGAAAAATCGCAAATTCTCAGCCTGCggaaaacacactctctccagcGGAAGACGGACTCTCTCCTGCGgaagacacactctctcctgcggaaaacacactctctcctgcggaagacacactctctcctgcggaaaacacactctctcctgcgGAAGACAGACCCTCTCCTGCAGAAGACACACTCTCGCTCACAGACACCACGCCTCACCTGGATGATGGGCTAAAGGAAGCACCTGTGCTGGACCTGGACGATGCTGTGCTCCAGGAGCTCAAGGAGTTTTTGCCCAACTTCCAGCTCCACGACCACGCCTGGGTTGTGAAGGTCATCAACTATGACCTACCCCGCTTCAGAGAATTCAAGACGCAAG GTATCCCTGTGCGCACCGGGAGGTTCACTGCCTCCGAGAACAAGAAGCTGCAGCTGAATGTGAAAAACTTCCTGCTGATCAGCGGGATTGACAGCGCGGAGAAGCTTTTCAAACCACACCGCTTCCCGGATGAGATGTCTACCATCAGGAGTCAGAAGAGACAGCTCGGGTTTATTCGTAGTGTCT GTGCTGGGATACCTCGTAGCTGGTTCACCATCCTCGCACGAGCCAGGAAGATGTTTGACGAGGAGAATTACAAGGGAAA GTTTACAGAAGACGAGAACGAGGCTTTGAAAAAGCTGCACACACTGCATGGGACAAACTGGTTGACCATCTCAGACAAGATGGGCCGCAGCCAAGAAGCTGTAAAGAAACGCTTTGCCATGATGT CTGAGGCTCATGGGTCATGGTCGGAGGCGGAGATGAAGACGCTGTTGACCAGCGTAcggcagctgctgctggagagggCGGAGCCTGATGCGGACGGCTCCTTGATCATCAAGAAGAGCgacctgtacaagaagctggcctgggtgtgtgtggcagagcaaCAGCAGGCTCGAAGCTGGCTGCAGTGCAGGGAGAAATg GATGGAATACCTCACAAGAAGAATGACGACTGGAGGAACGATCAAAGGGAGGAAGAGCCTAAATGGGCAAATCCAGCTGATCAAAGC acTCAATGAAATGGCTGTGGAGGACCCTGCAGACATCGTCTGGGACGACCTGACTCATCTCTTCGG GAACACTCCTCCTGACTATCTCCAAATGAGGTACTACCAGCTGAAGCTGACCTATGTCCCGGGCTGGAACACCAAGCCTTTCTGTG ACGTCGTCGATTTCCTGTATGGGAAGGTGCTGCCCCAGCTGGAGGCTCAGCTGGAGAcgtgtgaggaggaggacatgCCCTGTGAAGAACGCCAGACCTACAAGCTGTCCGAGATCTTCCCCGACTCCTGA